The following coding sequences lie in one Notolabrus celidotus isolate fNotCel1 chromosome 20, fNotCel1.pri, whole genome shotgun sequence genomic window:
- the kdm8 gene encoding lysine-specific demethylase 8 isoform X2, whose protein sequence is MRTTSPMADLCSKISAVLPPSEEQFPLQFSDKLESSMVEMLRRSTQQLYSRTTTRTSRMLNAQIILDFSWEKLNMGTWRDVDKEWRRVYSYGCLFKVAALCWDDPSTEEILQAVKTCDMGLLMGAAIMDDVLQVIVRILQGEVRKSAREEEGKEHPQVKRIKIELPRVPAIKGEQAVPRIRCPSLESFNTNHLLPLRPVILEGIIDHWPAFNQRPWSIEYLRSVAGCRTVPVEVGSRYTDEEWSQTLLTVNEFIDRYIVHKSGGEASGYLAQHQLFDQIPELKEDIRLPDYCCLGEGEEEDITVNAWFGPGGTVSPLHQDPQQNFLAQVVGSKYIRLYSPEDTDKLYPHQSQLLHNTSQVEVENPDTDRFPKFATAPYLECVLQPGEVLFIPVKHWHYVRSLELSFSVSFWWS, encoded by the exons ATGAGGACCACCTCCCCAATGGCTGATCTGTGTTCAAAGATCTCCGCTGTCTTGCCTCCAAGTGAGGAGCAGTTTCCACTTCAATTCAGCGACAAATTGGAGTCCAGCATGGTGGAAATGTTAAGACGGTCCACACAGCAGCTGTACAGCCGCACCACCACGAGGACCAGCCGGATGCTCAATGCTCAGATTATTCTGGATTTTTCGTGGGAGAAGCTCAACATGGGAACATGGCGAGATGTGGACAAAGAATGGAGACGTGTTTATTCTTATGGCTGCCTGTTCAAAGTGGCAGCTTTGTGCTGGGACGATCCGTCCACAGAAGAGATCCTGCAGGCTGTGAAGACTTGTGACATGGGATTACTCATGGGGGCGGCCATCATGGATGATGTACTTCAGGTGATCGTTCGGATCCTGCAGGGGGAAGTGAGGAAATCAGCtagagaagaagaggggaagGAGCATCCTCAGGTTAAG AGAATAAAGATCGAGCTCCCGCGTGTCCCTGCGATCAAAGGGGAGCAGGCTGTTCCCAGGATCAGGTGTCCTTCACTGGAGAGCTTCAACACCAACCACCTGCTCCCCCTCAGACCCGTGATTTTAGAGGGGATCATTGACCACTGGCCCGCCTTCAACCAGAGACCCTGgag CATAGAATACTTGAGGTCTGTCGCTGGCTGTCGGACTGTTCCTGTGGAAGTGGGGTCAAGGTACACGGATGAGGAATGGTCTCAAACACTGCTCACCGTCAATGAATTCATTGATCGATATATCGTACATAAA AGTGGCGGTGAAGCTTCGGGTTACCTCGCTCAACACCAGCTGTTTGATCAG ATCCCAGAATTGAAGGAGGACATTCGCCTCCCTGATTATTGCTGCCTTggtgagggagaagaggaggacatAACCGTTAATGCCTGGTTCGGGCCTGGAGGCACGGTGTCGCCCCTACACCAAGACCCTCAGCAGAACTTCCTGGCTCAG GTAGTGGGGAGCAAATACATTCGCCTATATTCCCCAGAGGACACAGACAAGCTGTACCCCCAtcaatcccagctcctccaCAACACCAGCCAG gtggaggtggagaaTCCTGACACAGATCGCTTCCCGAAGTTTGCCACCGCTCCTTATCTTGAATGTGTCCTGCAGCCCGGAGAGGTGCTGTTCATCCCAGTAAAACACTGGCATTATGTCCGCTCCTTGGAGCTCAGCTTCTCTGTCAGCTTCTGGTGGTCATGA
- the kdm8 gene encoding lysine-specific demethylase 8 isoform X1 → MRTTSPMADLCSKISAVLPPSEEQFPLQFSDKLESSMVEMLRRSTQQLYSRTTTRTSRMLNAQIILDFSWEKLNMGTWRDVDKEWRRVYSYGCLFKVAALCWDDPSTEEILQAVKTCDMGLLMGAAIMDDVLQVIVRILQGEVRKSAREEEGKEHPQVKRIKIELPRVPAIKGEQAVPRIRCPSLESFNTNHLLPLRPVILEGIIDHWPAFNQRPWSIEYLRSVAGCRTVPVEVGSRYTDEEWSQTLLTVNEFIDRYIVHKFVSIQSGGEASGYLAQHQLFDQIPELKEDIRLPDYCCLGEGEEEDITVNAWFGPGGTVSPLHQDPQQNFLAQVVGSKYIRLYSPEDTDKLYPHQSQLLHNTSQVEVENPDTDRFPKFATAPYLECVLQPGEVLFIPVKHWHYVRSLELSFSVSFWWS, encoded by the exons ATGAGGACCACCTCCCCAATGGCTGATCTGTGTTCAAAGATCTCCGCTGTCTTGCCTCCAAGTGAGGAGCAGTTTCCACTTCAATTCAGCGACAAATTGGAGTCCAGCATGGTGGAAATGTTAAGACGGTCCACACAGCAGCTGTACAGCCGCACCACCACGAGGACCAGCCGGATGCTCAATGCTCAGATTATTCTGGATTTTTCGTGGGAGAAGCTCAACATGGGAACATGGCGAGATGTGGACAAAGAATGGAGACGTGTTTATTCTTATGGCTGCCTGTTCAAAGTGGCAGCTTTGTGCTGGGACGATCCGTCCACAGAAGAGATCCTGCAGGCTGTGAAGACTTGTGACATGGGATTACTCATGGGGGCGGCCATCATGGATGATGTACTTCAGGTGATCGTTCGGATCCTGCAGGGGGAAGTGAGGAAATCAGCtagagaagaagaggggaagGAGCATCCTCAGGTTAAG AGAATAAAGATCGAGCTCCCGCGTGTCCCTGCGATCAAAGGGGAGCAGGCTGTTCCCAGGATCAGGTGTCCTTCACTGGAGAGCTTCAACACCAACCACCTGCTCCCCCTCAGACCCGTGATTTTAGAGGGGATCATTGACCACTGGCCCGCCTTCAACCAGAGACCCTGgag CATAGAATACTTGAGGTCTGTCGCTGGCTGTCGGACTGTTCCTGTGGAAGTGGGGTCAAGGTACACGGATGAGGAATGGTCTCAAACACTGCTCACCGTCAATGAATTCATTGATCGATATATCGTACATAAA TTTGTCTCCATCCAGAGTGGCGGTGAAGCTTCGGGTTACCTCGCTCAACACCAGCTGTTTGATCAG ATCCCAGAATTGAAGGAGGACATTCGCCTCCCTGATTATTGCTGCCTTggtgagggagaagaggaggacatAACCGTTAATGCCTGGTTCGGGCCTGGAGGCACGGTGTCGCCCCTACACCAAGACCCTCAGCAGAACTTCCTGGCTCAG GTAGTGGGGAGCAAATACATTCGCCTATATTCCCCAGAGGACACAGACAAGCTGTACCCCCAtcaatcccagctcctccaCAACACCAGCCAG gtggaggtggagaaTCCTGACACAGATCGCTTCCCGAAGTTTGCCACCGCTCCTTATCTTGAATGTGTCCTGCAGCCCGGAGAGGTGCTGTTCATCCCAGTAAAACACTGGCATTATGTCCGCTCCTTGGAGCTCAGCTTCTCTGTCAGCTTCTGGTGGTCATGA